The genome window TAGATGGGCAAATGATCATCAGCCAATCAATGTTTGAAGAATTTGAAGATGAACAGGCCTTTGAGGATGAAGAAGAACTGCTTTATCCACAAGTGTTCATATTATCCGGCGGTGATATCACCCCGTTTAAGTTAACCTTCAGTTATGATGATGATTTTGACGAGCCGATGTACTTCGATGTAACAGGTACATACACTATTCCACTGGTTATCGAAGGGCCTTTTTTTGATGAACAGTAATAAAGGTAGGGGCAGAGTAATAACCAAAGGGTTTACCTTAATAGAGGTTATGCTGGCATTAGCCGTATTTTCTTTTGCTGGGGTCGCATTATTGAAAGTAGCTGGTTCAAGCTTATTGGGCACCGCGCAATTAGAAAAATTAAGCGTAGCGGGCTGGGTCGCTGCAAACCAGTTGGTTGAGGTTAACCTTGATCAATCATGGCCACCAAAGAAAAAAACGGGTAAAACTGAAATGGCTGGCCGCGAATGGCATTGGCAACGAATTATCACCCCGACCGAAGATAAAAACATGCGTGCGGTAAGTGTTGAAGTACGTGAAAATGAAGCTGATAAACATTCAATCACCAGTATCATGACTTATGTCAGTAATCCTAAGGCGCAAAAATGACAAATTCGCGCGGCTTTACGTTACTGGAAGTACTTATTGCTATTGTACTGTTTTCGTTTATATCACTGTCCGGCGCTAAGCTATTAACGACAATAATAGACAGTAGCGAGCAAGGTAAAGTGCACAGTGATAGACTGGCTACCCTGCAACGCGCATTTTTAGTGATGGAACGAGATTTCATTCAAATGACCCGCCGCAGTGTGCGTTTAAACGGCGATACACCATTAAAAACATTCATCCATACTAATGAATCAACATACTCTTCTAACACTCATGGTATAGCCTTTGTGCGTCAAGGCTGGCGTAACCCAGCGTTATTATTACCACGTAGTGATGTACAAGCCGTGGCCTATCAATTAGAAGAAGATGTATTGAATCGTCTGCATTACATATTTGTTGACTCAGTCACCGGTGAAGAACCCAAAGTTAGGCCATTAATTTCTGACGTGGAGAAAGTAGACTTTGAATTTTTTAATGGTAAACAATGGGTAAGCGAGTTGCCTGAAGAAGATTTGCCTATGGCAGTTGCTATTGAAATTGAAATTAAAGATATAGGCTTAATTAGACGTCAATTCTTAGTTCCGGGTAGTGCAGATCCAAATGCTGAAAGTGATGATTAAGATGACTATACTTAAACTTCAGCGACAAACGGGTGTGGCGTTAATCACAGTTATGTTAGTGGTGGCTATTGCAGTAGTGTTAGCGACTAAAATGAGCAGTGCATTAATTTTTCAAATACAGCGTACTGATAACCTTAACTCTAATCAACAAGCGTATTGGTATGCTATGGGAGCAGAGGCATTTGCCAAATCAGTGTTAACTCTTTCGTTTAAAGAAAAAGACGATAAAGCGGTTACTCATTTAGGTCAGCCTTGGGCGTCTGGAGAAACGAGTTTCCCTGTAGATTTAGGTACTATTAGCGGTGAAATAACCGACATGCATGCCTGTTTCAATTTAAACTCATTAATAAACAAAAAACAAAATAATGATGAACAAGGAAATGTTCCAGGCTCAAACCCTGATGAAAATGAACCACCAGAAGAAGATGATAAACAAGGTGGAAGTAATAAACCACCTGGTAATACTGGCAGTAGTGGTAAAGTAATAGAAAATAAAGCCAAAGTCGCTTTTATTGAGTTGATAAACTTATTAAATATTGACGGTATAGGCAGCTTTGAGGCTGAGTCGATGGCGGAAGCATTAATCGACTGGCTTGATGAGGACTCTTCTATTGCAAGTGCCGGCGGTGCTGAAGATAACGACTATGCCGCCAAAGAGTATCCTTATTTAGCGGCAAACAGTTTATTAGCGAGCGTGAATGAATTAAGGTTAATAGAGCACTTTACTCCACAAGTGATCTTTGCGTTAAAAGATTATGTCTGTGTGATCCCCAATTCGGATACACATAAAATAAACATCAATACAATTGATGAAGAGAATATAGAATTATTACAAGCTTTATTAGGCGGCGTAGACGCCAGTGCCGCAGAAGAAATATTTTCTGAGCGTGGTGAAGAAGGTTTTAAAGATATTAGTGAATTTACCAGTTTACCTGCAGTAAAGTCACTGAAAGATTTTAGTCAGTTCAAACAACAATTTGTTGTAGATAGTGAATACTTTAAACTGACTACTA of Thalassotalea fonticola contains these proteins:
- the gspI gene encoding type II secretion system minor pseudopilin GspI, which translates into the protein MNSNKGRGRVITKGFTLIEVMLALAVFSFAGVALLKVAGSSLLGTAQLEKLSVAGWVAANQLVEVNLDQSWPPKKKTGKTEMAGREWHWQRIITPTEDKNMRAVSVEVRENEADKHSITSIMTYVSNPKAQK
- the gspJ gene encoding type II secretion system minor pseudopilin GspJ, which translates into the protein MTNSRGFTLLEVLIAIVLFSFISLSGAKLLTTIIDSSEQGKVHSDRLATLQRAFLVMERDFIQMTRRSVRLNGDTPLKTFIHTNESTYSSNTHGIAFVRQGWRNPALLLPRSDVQAVAYQLEEDVLNRLHYIFVDSVTGEEPKVRPLISDVEKVDFEFFNGKQWVSELPEEDLPMAVAIEIEIKDIGLIRRQFLVPGSADPNAESDD
- the gspK gene encoding type II secretion system minor pseudopilin GspK; the protein is MTILKLQRQTGVALITVMLVVAIAVVLATKMSSALIFQIQRTDNLNSNQQAYWYAMGAEAFAKSVLTLSFKEKDDKAVTHLGQPWASGETSFPVDLGTISGEITDMHACFNLNSLINKKQNNDEQGNVPGSNPDENEPPEEDDKQGGSNKPPGNTGSSGKVIENKAKVAFIELINLLNIDGIGSFEAESMAEALIDWLDEDSSIASAGGAEDNDYAAKEYPYLAANSLLASVNELRLIEHFTPQVIFALKDYVCVIPNSDTHKININTIDEENIELLQALLGGVDASAAEEIFSERGEEGFKDISEFTSLPAVKSLKDFSQFKQQFVVDSEYFKLTTKTSFNDSYFSMNSIMKINKDETISVVNRSIGVN